Proteins co-encoded in one Neoarius graeffei isolate fNeoGra1 chromosome 11, fNeoGra1.pri, whole genome shotgun sequence genomic window:
- the LOC132894606 gene encoding syndecan-1-like isoform X2 yields MRLYRESALVVYLCLWIPVAQSYGALAPEDQDGSGDDEEFSGSGSGSGDGNWFFETEVTTQASPTETKMVWFTDAPTNLQEHPATQFVNPDTESETSGHITEAPLSYTTQITETVPSLVIKSVGSEEDQKGEATTTGDVAQPETTVPPETTVPPDEELPVVPVHEEEYTTIAHDERVTESSVIDQEEAEATVLVKTVTVPSEASDMETTTLLLSTSVASNLADAEASGGDVESTTIVKAIEEDSIEPNIISVVDKPNFVEKPKTMDVGNDDNLDLADQSGSRTGLVSNSNSLLERKEVLAGVIAGGVVGLAFAVMLVALMVYRMKKKDEGSYSLDEHKHPNGGYQKPQKQEEFLA; encoded by the exons TATGGAGCTCTTGCACCAGAAGATCAAGATGGATCAGGAGATGATGAGGAATTCTCTGGGTCAGGTTCAGGGTCAGGAGATG GTAACTGGTTCTTTGAAACTGAAGTAACAACCCAAGCAAGTCCCACCGAAACAAAGATGGTCTGGTTTACAGATGCCCCCACTAACCTTCAGGAACATCCAGCTACCCAGTTTGTTAACCCTGACACGGAGTCTGAAACATCTGGCCACATCACTGAAGCTCCTTTGTCCTACACTACCCAAATCACTGAGACTGTACCATCTCTAGTCATCAAATCTGTTGGCTCAGAGGAAGATCAGAAAGGTGAGGCCACAACAACTGGCGACGTGGCACAGCCAGAGACCACTGTACCTCCAGAAACCACTGTACCTCCAGATGAGGAACTGCCAGTGGTGCCTGTGCATGAGGAAGAATACACAACCATAGCCCATGATGAGAGGGTCACAGAATCATCGGTCATAGACCAAGAGGAAGCTGAAGctacagttcttgttaaaacagtGACTGTACCTTCTGAAGCCTCTGATATGGAGACCACAACGCTGCTTCTGAGTACATCAGTAGCTAGTAATTTAGCTGATGCTGAAGCCTCGGGTGGTGATGTTGAATCCACTACTATTGTTAAAGCCATTGAAGAGGATTCTATTGAACCAAATATCATTTCAGTGGTGGATAAACCCAACTTTGTGGAAAAGCCCAAA ACTATGGACGTTGGGAACGACGACAACCTGGATTTAGCAGACCAATCTGGGTCTCGGACTGGTTTAGTTTCTAACAGCAATAGCTTGCTGGAAAGGAAAGAGGTCCTGGCAG GTGTCATTGCAGGTGGCGTGGTGGGCTTGGCATTTGCGGTCATGCTTGTTGCCCTCATGGTCTACCGCATGAAGAAGAAGGATGAGGGTAGTTATTCACTAGATGAGCACAAACACCCCAATGGAGGCTACCAGAAACCACAGAAGCAGGAAGAGTTCTTGGCATAA
- the LOC132894606 gene encoding syndecan-1-like isoform X1, with amino-acid sequence MRLYRESALVVYLCLWIPVAQSYGALAPEDQDGSGDDEEFSGSGSGSGDGNGNWFFETEVTTQASPTETKMVWFTDAPTNLQEHPATQFVNPDTESETSGHITEAPLSYTTQITETVPSLVIKSVGSEEDQKGEATTTGDVAQPETTVPPETTVPPDEELPVVPVHEEEYTTIAHDERVTESSVIDQEEAEATVLVKTVTVPSEASDMETTTLLLSTSVASNLADAEASGGDVESTTIVKAIEEDSIEPNIISVVDKPNFVEKPKTMDVGNDDNLDLADQSGSRTGLVSNSNSLLERKEVLAGVIAGGVVGLAFAVMLVALMVYRMKKKDEGSYSLDEHKHPNGGYQKPQKQEEFLA; translated from the exons TATGGAGCTCTTGCACCAGAAGATCAAGATGGATCAGGAGATGATGAGGAATTCTCTGGGTCAGGTTCAGGGTCAGGAGATGGTAATG GTAACTGGTTCTTTGAAACTGAAGTAACAACCCAAGCAAGTCCCACCGAAACAAAGATGGTCTGGTTTACAGATGCCCCCACTAACCTTCAGGAACATCCAGCTACCCAGTTTGTTAACCCTGACACGGAGTCTGAAACATCTGGCCACATCACTGAAGCTCCTTTGTCCTACACTACCCAAATCACTGAGACTGTACCATCTCTAGTCATCAAATCTGTTGGCTCAGAGGAAGATCAGAAAGGTGAGGCCACAACAACTGGCGACGTGGCACAGCCAGAGACCACTGTACCTCCAGAAACCACTGTACCTCCAGATGAGGAACTGCCAGTGGTGCCTGTGCATGAGGAAGAATACACAACCATAGCCCATGATGAGAGGGTCACAGAATCATCGGTCATAGACCAAGAGGAAGCTGAAGctacagttcttgttaaaacagtGACTGTACCTTCTGAAGCCTCTGATATGGAGACCACAACGCTGCTTCTGAGTACATCAGTAGCTAGTAATTTAGCTGATGCTGAAGCCTCGGGTGGTGATGTTGAATCCACTACTATTGTTAAAGCCATTGAAGAGGATTCTATTGAACCAAATATCATTTCAGTGGTGGATAAACCCAACTTTGTGGAAAAGCCCAAA ACTATGGACGTTGGGAACGACGACAACCTGGATTTAGCAGACCAATCTGGGTCTCGGACTGGTTTAGTTTCTAACAGCAATAGCTTGCTGGAAAGGAAAGAGGTCCTGGCAG GTGTCATTGCAGGTGGCGTGGTGGGCTTGGCATTTGCGGTCATGCTTGTTGCCCTCATGGTCTACCGCATGAAGAAGAAGGATGAGGGTAGTTATTCACTAGATGAGCACAAACACCCCAATGGAGGCTACCAGAAACCACAGAAGCAGGAAGAGTTCTTGGCATAA